Proteins found in one Moritella sp. Urea-trap-13 genomic segment:
- a CDS encoding sugar O-acetyltransferase: MSEFEKMCLGIEYDADSPEFDLLRNTAFDLLQNINKRQFKAAKPYVAQLLNHIGENSVVCSPFLCEYGKTISIGNDTFINMGVTMLDNAPITIGNNVLIGPSTQFYTPTHPLDYQRRRKWEVQCLPIVVQDDVWIGGNVVICQGVTIGARSIVAAGSVVTKDVAPDTLVGGMPAKLIKMLNMTESS, encoded by the coding sequence ATGAGTGAATTTGAAAAGATGTGCTTAGGTATCGAATATGATGCTGATAGCCCAGAGTTTGATCTGTTGAGAAATACTGCATTTGATTTGCTGCAAAACATTAATAAACGCCAGTTTAAGGCGGCTAAACCTTACGTTGCTCAGCTATTGAATCATATCGGTGAAAATAGTGTTGTATGTTCTCCTTTCTTATGTGAATACGGTAAAACCATTTCAATAGGTAATGATACGTTTATCAATATGGGCGTTACTATGCTAGATAATGCCCCTATAACCATAGGTAATAACGTCTTAATTGGCCCAAGCACACAGTTTTATACACCAACACACCCCCTTGATTACCAACGACGCAGAAAATGGGAAGTGCAGTGCTTACCAATTGTTGTGCAAGATGATGTTTGGATTGGCGGCAATGTTGTTATTTGTCAGGGTGTTACTATTGGCGCTCGTTCTATTGTTGCTGCGGGTTCAGTGGTTACCAAAGATGTAGCACCTGATACTCTTGTTGGTGGTATGCCAGCTAAATTGATTAAAATGCTCAATATGACGGAGAGCAGTTAA
- the catB gene encoding type B chloramphenicol O-acetyltransferase, with protein MNNYFESPFVGKSLKEQVTNPNIIVGEHSYYSGYYHNHSFDDCARYLLPDRTDIDKLIIGSYCSIGSGAVFMMAGNQGHQNNWVSTFPFFYQDDENFSDAKDGFERSGDTVIGNDVWIGTEAMIMSGVTVGDGAIIASRAVVTKDVAPYSIVGSNPAKHIRYRFTESEIAQLLEMKWWQWSDEKIKGAMSLMCSSDINGLYDYWQNQNCL; from the coding sequence TTGAACAATTATTTCGAAAGCCCTTTTGTGGGTAAATCATTGAAAGAACAAGTGACGAACCCTAATATCATCGTGGGTGAGCACAGTTACTATTCTGGCTATTATCATAACCATAGTTTTGATGATTGCGCTCGCTATTTACTGCCTGATAGAACTGACATTGATAAGTTAATTATTGGTAGTTATTGCTCAATTGGCTCGGGTGCTGTGTTTATGATGGCGGGTAATCAAGGGCATCAAAATAATTGGGTCAGTACCTTCCCATTTTTCTACCAAGACGATGAAAATTTCTCAGATGCTAAAGATGGATTTGAACGTTCTGGCGATACGGTAATTGGTAACGATGTTTGGATTGGCACTGAAGCGATGATTATGAGCGGGGTAACGGTTGGTGACGGCGCAATTATCGCAAGCCGTGCTGTCGTAACCAAAGATGTCGCACCTTATTCAATTGTTGGTTCAAACCCAGCAAAACATATCCGTTATCGTTTTACTGAAAGTGAAATTGCGCAGTTATTAGAAATGAAATGGTGGCAATGGAGTGATGAGAAAATTAAGGGTGCAATGAGTTTAATGTGTTCGTCAGATATCAATGGTCTTTATGATTATTGGCAAAATCAGAATTGTTTATAG
- a CDS encoding Txe/YoeB family addiction module toxin, with protein sequence MSRMLAWTDDAWHDYLYWQGQDKKTLKRINKLITDAKRSPFEGIGKPEPLKENLAGFWSRRIDDTNRLVYTVNDVHLTVISCRYHY encoded by the coding sequence ATGAGTCGAATGCTAGCTTGGACTGATGATGCGTGGCATGACTACTTGTATTGGCAAGGGCAGGACAAGAAGACGCTTAAACGAATTAATAAGTTAATCACCGATGCCAAGCGTTCTCCATTTGAAGGTATTGGTAAACCTGAACCATTGAAAGAAAATTTAGCTGGTTTTTGGTCACGTAGAATCGACGATACGAACCGGTTAGTTTATACGGTTAATGACGTGCATTTAACTGTAATTTCCTGTCGCTATCACTATTAA
- a CDS encoding DUF805 domain-containing protein, whose amino-acid sequence MDDFIGALKKYADFTGRARRKEYWMFILIYLIINIVLSVLGLDIISGLVALGLLIPSISIAARRLHDTGRSGWWQLIVLIPVIGIIVLVFFLAQDGHEANDYGVNPKSGVPA is encoded by the coding sequence ATGGATGATTTTATAGGCGCACTAAAAAAATATGCTGATTTCACTGGTCGAGCACGCAGAAAAGAATATTGGATGTTCATACTTATTTATTTGATTATCAATATTGTCCTAAGTGTACTTGGTTTGGATATCATTTCAGGGCTAGTAGCTCTTGGATTACTTATTCCAAGTATTAGTATTGCTGCAAGAAGGTTACATGATACTGGCCGTTCAGGATGGTGGCAGTTAATCGTATTAATACCTGTTATTGGCATCATTGTTTTAGTTTTTTTCTTAGCTCAAGATGGCCATGAAGCAAATGATTATGGTGTTAACCCTAAATCTGGTGTACCAGCATAA
- a CDS encoding glutathione S-transferase family protein, translated as MKSVKNSWGSSIKDGEYQRKESQFRNWITADGSAGITGREGFQAEAGRYHLYVSLACPWAHRTLIFRQLKGLEDLITVSVVHPVMHENGWSFKHDEESAKLYGTTGDDLYGDNFIAEKYLSQDPDYSGVNSVPILWDKKDKVIVNNESSEIIRMFNSAFNAITGNTEDFYPEQLREKIDQENELVYHKINNGVYKTGFATTQEAYDKNVKALFIALEGLDEKFSKQRYLTGDEITEADWRLWATLVRFDSVYHTHFKCNLKLIKEFSNIYNYMLELYQVPNVAKTVNEAHIKCHYYASHLAINPYGIIPVSHKQDWTAPHNRDKQFS; from the coding sequence ATGAAATCAGTAAAAAATAGCTGGGGCAGCAGCATAAAAGATGGTGAATACCAGCGTAAAGAATCACAATTTAGAAATTGGATCACCGCCGATGGCAGTGCGGGTATAACAGGACGTGAAGGTTTTCAAGCCGAAGCGGGTCGTTATCATTTATATGTATCATTGGCTTGTCCTTGGGCACATCGCACCTTGATTTTCCGCCAATTAAAAGGATTAGAAGATTTGATTACCGTTAGTGTGGTTCATCCTGTTATGCATGAAAATGGTTGGAGCTTTAAGCATGATGAAGAATCAGCAAAACTTTACGGTACAACAGGTGATGATTTATACGGTGATAACTTTATTGCTGAAAAGTACTTATCTCAAGACCCCGATTACAGTGGAGTCAATAGCGTACCTATTTTATGGGACAAAAAAGATAAAGTGATTGTAAATAATGAATCTTCTGAAATTATTCGCATGTTTAATAGCGCTTTTAACGCCATTACTGGAAATACAGAAGATTTTTACCCTGAGCAGTTAAGAGAAAAAATCGACCAAGAAAATGAGTTGGTTTATCACAAAATTAACAATGGTGTTTATAAAACAGGTTTTGCCACTACCCAAGAAGCGTATGACAAAAATGTTAAAGCGCTTTTTATCGCGCTAGAAGGTCTTGACGAAAAGTTTTCAAAACAGCGCTATTTAACGGGAGATGAAATTACCGAGGCTGATTGGCGTTTATGGGCCACATTAGTGCGTTTTGATTCTGTGTATCATACCCATTTCAAGTGTAATTTGAAGTTGATCAAAGAATTTAGCAACATCTACAACTATATGTTGGAATTGTATCAAGTACCGAATGTCGCTAAAACCGTTAATGAAGCGCATATTAAGTGTCATTATTATGCGAGCCATTTAGCGATTAACCCTTACGGCATTATTCCTGTTTCGCATAAGCAAGATTGGACTGCACCTCATAATCGCGATAAACAGTTTAGCTAA
- a CDS encoding NAD(P)/FAD-dependent oxidoreductase — protein sequence MKIEENQWHICSNCQGRGKVSKRLRKKVRLSYQRELEQFEKNNSEGIAPVRPKPHLDACSNCKGSGLIRSAIKPTSEKEPNTKNYPHLAIIGGGIGGVALAVACLHRGIPFTLYERDSGFEARSQGYGLTLQQASRAIEGLGVVSLEDGIVSTRHVVHTTEGKVIGEWGIRKWVPSDERKLPKRTNVHIARQSLRLALLEQLGGHDAVQWGHQLVDFKQSAAEGVDLSFQVDGEIQHAHADLIVGADGIRSSVRKLLIGDEASPLNYLGCIAILGICPLSAIGSAIQSLGGDETLDRTLLDSATVFQTANGHERIYIMPYDADSVMWQLSFPMSEGEAKALSAQGPKALKEEAIRRCQWHAPIPQILTATPEALVSGYPVYDRALLKAELLEKGSNATLIGDAAHPMSPFKGQGANQALLDALSLAREITKECRPLSKWRDAGVRASVLNTFEAEMLARSAKKVKESAEAAEFLHTDVVLHEGNEPRGRCLNRTEEKQEQ from the coding sequence TTGAAAATTGAAGAGAACCAGTGGCACATTTGTTCAAATTGTCAGGGCCGCGGAAAAGTCAGTAAGCGTCTGCGCAAGAAAGTAAGACTCAGTTATCAGCGTGAGTTGGAACAATTTGAAAAGAATAATAGCGAAGGTATTGCGCCTGTTCGCCCTAAGCCGCACCTTGATGCCTGCTCGAACTGCAAAGGTTCAGGACTGATCCGTTCTGCTATCAAGCCTACCTCTGAGAAAGAACCTAATACAAAAAATTACCCACACCTTGCTATTATTGGCGGTGGTATCGGTGGTGTCGCGCTTGCCGTGGCTTGCCTGCACCGTGGCATTCCTTTTACCCTTTATGAGCGCGATAGCGGCTTCGAAGCACGATCTCAAGGTTATGGACTGACGTTGCAACAAGCGAGTCGAGCGATTGAAGGATTAGGTGTTGTCTCGTTAGAGGATGGTATCGTGTCAACCCGACATGTGGTGCATACCACCGAAGGTAAAGTGATTGGTGAATGGGGTATCAGAAAGTGGGTTCCTTCAGACGAGCGTAAATTACCCAAGCGTACCAATGTCCATATCGCTAGGCAGTCGTTACGTTTAGCCTTGCTTGAACAGCTAGGCGGACATGATGCAGTGCAGTGGGGACATCAGTTAGTCGATTTTAAACAATCTGCGGCTGAAGGTGTTGATTTGAGCTTTCAGGTTGATGGTGAAATACAACACGCCCATGCTGACCTTATCGTTGGCGCCGATGGTATTCGTAGTTCGGTGCGGAAATTGTTGATAGGTGATGAGGCTTCACCATTAAATTATTTAGGCTGTATCGCGATTTTGGGCATTTGCCCTCTGTCTGCTATAGGGAGTGCTATCCAAAGTTTAGGTGGTGACGAGACGCTTGACCGGACTTTACTAGACTCGGCAACTGTATTCCAAACCGCTAACGGCCATGAGCGCATCTACATCATGCCTTATGACGCAGATTCAGTGATGTGGCAGCTGAGCTTTCCAATGTCAGAAGGCGAAGCTAAAGCACTGAGTGCGCAAGGCCCTAAAGCGCTGAAAGAAGAAGCGATCCGTCGATGTCAGTGGCATGCACCTATTCCGCAGATATTAACGGCGACACCGGAAGCGCTGGTTTCTGGTTATCCGGTGTATGACCGAGCGCTACTCAAGGCTGAATTGTTAGAAAAGGGCTCGAATGCAACCTTGATCGGCGATGCTGCTCACCCTATGAGTCCATTCAAAGGTCAGGGCGCAAACCAAGCATTACTGGATGCTCTGTCGCTAGCAAGGGAAATTACCAAAGAATGTAGACCCTTATCGAAATGGCGAGATGCAGGCGTGAGGGCAAGTGTGTTAAACACTTTTGAAGCCGAAATGTTAGCGCGCAGCGCTAAGAAAGTGAAAGAGTCTGCCGAGGCTGCTGAGTTTTTGCATACCGATGTTGTGCTGCACGAGGGCAACGAACCAAGAGGTCGCTGCCTGAATAGAACTGAGGAAAAGCAAGAGCAGTAA
- a CDS encoding malonic semialdehyde reductase — translation MSTLLASKSLNNNILGNDALEQTFINARTFNTFTQAQVSDELLAQLYELMKWGPTSMNSQPGHFVFLKTAEAKKRLNSTLLPGNQEKSLVAPVTVIIASDMEFFNHLPEQFPALPDAKGMFESNESFTKATAERNSSMQGAYLIIAARMLGLDCGPMSGFDNNAVDAEFFPEGRYKSNFLINLGYGDSTGNYPRGPRLTFEEAVHII, via the coding sequence ATGTCGACATTATTAGCAAGTAAATCATTAAACAACAATATTTTAGGGAATGACGCATTAGAGCAAACATTTATTAATGCACGCACTTTTAATACCTTTACCCAAGCACAAGTATCAGATGAATTATTAGCTCAGCTTTATGAATTGATGAAATGGGGGCCAACGTCAATGAACAGCCAACCAGGACATTTTGTTTTTTTGAAAACGGCTGAAGCTAAAAAGCGTTTAAACTCAACGCTTTTACCTGGTAATCAAGAAAAAAGCTTAGTAGCTCCTGTTACGGTTATTATTGCTTCAGATATGGAGTTTTTTAATCACCTGCCTGAGCAGTTTCCTGCATTACCCGATGCGAAAGGAATGTTTGAAAGCAATGAGTCTTTTACTAAAGCAACGGCAGAACGAAATAGTTCAATGCAAGGGGCTTATTTAATTATCGCAGCGCGTATGTTGGGCTTAGATTGTGGACCTATGAGCGGTTTTGATAATAATGCTGTTGATGCCGAGTTTTTTCCAGAAGGGCGATACAAGTCTAACTTCTTAATTAATCTTGGCTATGGTGACAGCACCGGAAATTACCCTCGTGGACCAAGACTTACTTTTGAAGAAGCTGTACATATTATTTGA
- a CDS encoding type II toxin-antitoxin system Phd/YefM family antitoxin, which yields MRIVSFTEARNGLKSVLDGVVNDADCTVITRRDAEDAVVMSMDYYNSLMETIYLSRSPANATHLNKSIAQYNAGQTTERGLLE from the coding sequence ATGCGTATAGTTTCTTTTACTGAAGCCCGAAATGGTCTTAAATCTGTTCTTGATGGCGTGGTTAATGATGCAGATTGCACAGTTATCACTCGTCGAGATGCTGAAGATGCCGTAGTAATGTCTATGGACTATTACAATAGTTTAATGGAAACGATTTATTTATCTCGCTCTCCAGCTAATGCTACTCATTTAAACAAATCAATCGCTCAATACAACGCAGGACAAACTACGGAAAGAGGCTTACTTGAATGA
- a CDS encoding class I SAM-dependent methyltransferase — MSNWNDVAYKVEFNLEIINELLTDRLPSSSQVLDFGCGYGRITNQLHGLGFKNITGVDSSLEMINRGTNEFPYLELNHVMGTPLPFPDESFDAVISCAVFTCIRDQKIRANVVSELLRILKPNGVIYLAEFCADESVLFTSGVGVPMWHGTQADIKSIVSEFKIEKSLVINNQTMTGHNSKACHVVARK; from the coding sequence TTGAGTAATTGGAATGATGTTGCTTATAAAGTTGAATTCAACCTTGAAATAATCAATGAACTACTGACCGATAGGCTTCCTTCTTCTAGCCAAGTGCTCGATTTTGGTTGTGGATATGGACGCATCACTAATCAGCTTCATGGCTTAGGCTTTAAAAATATCACTGGTGTTGATTCCTCATTAGAAATGATTAATCGAGGGACTAATGAATTTCCTTACCTTGAGTTGAATCACGTAATGGGGACACCTCTGCCGTTCCCTGATGAATCATTTGACGCAGTCATTAGTTGTGCTGTTTTTACCTGTATTCGAGACCAGAAAATTAGAGCAAATGTTGTTTCCGAACTATTGCGGATCTTAAAGCCAAATGGGGTGATTTATTTGGCTGAGTTTTGTGCTGATGAAAGCGTATTGTTCACGTCAGGTGTTGGTGTTCCCATGTGGCATGGCACTCAGGCAGACATTAAGAGCATAGTGAGTGAATTCAAAATAGAAAAGTCTTTGGTTATTAACAACCAAACAATGACTGGCCATAATAGTAAAGCTTGTCATGTTGTGGCTAGAAAATAA
- a CDS encoding glutathione S-transferase family protein encodes MKVYGDLQSGNCLKVKMLLSFLSIEHEWIDVNILAGETKTDAFRSKNPNGKIPAVELDDGRYLCESNAILGYFAENTALLPTDIYLKAKVYEWLFFEQYSHEPFIAVARFIQKYLGMPKEREDEYFSLQEGGNKALQLMENQLAQTKFLVGNEMTIADISLYAYSHVADEGGFDLNHYPEIKKWCHRIQSTPSYVGMM; translated from the coding sequence ATGAAAGTATATGGTGATCTACAATCAGGAAATTGCTTAAAAGTGAAGATGTTATTATCGTTTTTAAGTATTGAACATGAATGGATTGATGTGAATATTTTAGCCGGTGAAACGAAAACTGATGCGTTCCGCTCTAAAAATCCAAATGGCAAGATCCCCGCTGTCGAATTAGATGATGGTCGTTACCTATGTGAATCTAACGCAATATTAGGGTATTTTGCCGAGAATACAGCTCTGCTACCAACCGATATTTACCTGAAGGCTAAGGTGTATGAATGGCTTTTCTTCGAACAATATAGCCATGAACCTTTTATTGCTGTCGCCCGTTTTATTCAAAAATATTTAGGTATGCCTAAAGAAAGGGAAGATGAATATTTTTCCCTTCAAGAGGGCGGTAATAAAGCGCTGCAATTAATGGAAAACCAGTTGGCTCAAACTAAGTTTTTAGTGGGTAATGAAATGACGATTGCTGATATTTCACTTTATGCTTATAGCCATGTTGCTGATGAGGGTGGTTTTGATTTAAACCATTATCCTGAGATTAAAAAGTGGTGCCATCGAATTCAATCAACACCTAGTTACGTCGGTATGATGTAA
- a CDS encoding diguanylate cyclase — protein sequence MIALYIIIARFGGEEFLVVLPYLELEQATRVASRVDDLLYQAKAQGRAEIGLKIVLCSLTDTKGINALALPVQYIVHLVFYELDLCNIKYNSTKR from the coding sequence GTGATAGCGTTATACATCATTATTGCGCGTTTTGGTGGTGAAGAGTTTTTAGTTGTACTGCCGTATTTAGAACTAGAGCAGGCGACTCGAGTTGCATCACGTGTTGATGATCTACTTTATCAAGCGAAAGCGCAGGGCAGAGCAGAGATAGGGTTGAAAATAGTCTTGTGTAGTCTTACGGACACCAAAGGTATAAACGCATTAGCATTACCTGTGCAATATATTGTACATCTTGTTTTTTATGAGTTAGACTTGTGCAATATTAAGTACAACTCAACAAAGAGGTAA
- a CDS encoding NnrU family protein, whose translation MIYLFSGLMLWSVVHFFPSVFASSKAAFVNSVGQLIYMAVFVAMIVLSLVLIVTGWGSSVPTYLYMLPGFVRPLSVILMAIAFILFVASKLPTKIKQFIRHPQLLSVVIWAVAHLLVNGDSRSILLFSWLGLWAVIEIVLINKREGKWVKPPRASWLQDLVCFVVGVVVFSSVIFLHPHLSGVPLR comes from the coding sequence ATGATTTATCTGTTTTCTGGACTGATGCTTTGGTCTGTCGTTCACTTTTTCCCATCAGTTTTTGCATCGAGTAAAGCTGCATTTGTTAATAGTGTAGGACAACTAATTTATATGGCTGTGTTTGTGGCTATGATTGTCTTATCGTTAGTACTCATCGTAACGGGTTGGGGTAGTTCTGTTCCAACATATTTGTATATGTTGCCTGGATTTGTCCGACCGTTGTCAGTCATTTTAATGGCGATTGCATTTATTCTATTTGTAGCCTCTAAATTGCCAACAAAAATAAAGCAGTTTATTCGCCATCCTCAATTATTAAGTGTTGTAATTTGGGCGGTGGCTCATTTACTCGTAAACGGGGATTCTCGCTCGATTTTGCTCTTCAGCTGGCTTGGTTTGTGGGCAGTGATAGAGATAGTATTAATCAATAAAAGAGAAGGGAAATGGGTCAAACCTCCTCGTGCAAGTTGGCTTCAAGACTTAGTATGTTTTGTGGTTGGTGTCGTCGTGTTTTCATCGGTGATCTTTTTGCATCCACACTTGTCAGGTGTACCGCTGCGATAA
- a CDS encoding septal ring lytic transglycosylase RlpA family protein, with product MKKLSLTITIFVLAMLTGCSSTLTTGSPKTIAYSKSHDLVGQASWYGSKYHGKRTASGETYNMRAYTAAHKTLPFGTVVRVTNTANNKSVDVKINDRGPFVRGRIIDLSQKAFEQIGNTSKGVVPVRIDILDDSNTFRYKH from the coding sequence ATGAAAAAATTAAGTCTTACTATCACAATTTTCGTCCTTGCCATGCTGACAGGTTGTTCATCTACATTGACAACCGGTTCACCGAAAACCATAGCGTACTCAAAATCTCATGATCTTGTTGGCCAAGCATCTTGGTATGGTAGTAAATATCATGGCAAGCGTACTGCCAGTGGCGAGACATACAATATGAGAGCATACACTGCAGCGCATAAAACACTGCCATTTGGTACAGTCGTGAGGGTGACTAATACAGCGAACAATAAATCTGTTGATGTGAAAATTAATGATCGAGGACCATTTGTTAGAGGCAGAATAATAGACCTTTCTCAAAAAGCATTTGAGCAAATAGGCAATACTAGTAAAGGCGTAGTGCCGGTCAGAATAGACATTCTGGATGATAGTAATACCTTTAGATACAAACACTAA
- a CDS encoding PhzF family phenazine biosynthesis protein: MKMDIFVVDAFTDQQFKGNSAAVIPVDNWLTAELMQSIAAENNLSETAFIRLVDGNQYEIRWFSPLTEIDFCGHATLASAFVLFHEFGVENEIEFITSEVGTLRVVLNQDDEIEMTFPAQMPEPIADIPEPLLLGLSKTPTQVLRNRQAYFAILNSEQDVLDVTYDSEQLKQLAPYDVVVTSASTQYDFISRYFWPANGGDEDPVTGSIHAGLAPYWADKLNKTNLLAYQASRRGGILNCQVSNQHVIVSGQGVLYLKGTINV; this comes from the coding sequence TTGAAAATGGATATATTCGTTGTTGATGCGTTTACAGATCAACAGTTCAAAGGTAATTCAGCAGCTGTCATTCCAGTGGATAATTGGTTAACCGCTGAATTGATGCAAAGTATCGCAGCAGAGAACAACCTATCGGAAACTGCGTTTATCAGGCTGGTTGATGGTAACCAGTACGAAATTCGTTGGTTCTCACCCCTGACAGAAATTGATTTTTGTGGTCATGCGACATTGGCGTCTGCTTTCGTGCTATTTCATGAGTTTGGTGTTGAAAACGAAATTGAGTTTATCACCTCTGAAGTTGGTACTTTAAGAGTCGTACTTAATCAGGACGATGAAATCGAAATGACTTTCCCTGCTCAAATGCCGGAGCCTATTGCTGATATACCAGAGCCGCTACTCTTAGGGCTTTCTAAAACACCAACGCAGGTGCTGAGGAATAGACAGGCCTACTTTGCTATTTTAAACAGTGAACAAGACGTATTAGATGTCACTTATGATTCAGAACAATTGAAGCAGCTTGCCCCTTATGACGTTGTCGTCACTTCAGCATCTACTCAATATGATTTCATTTCGCGTTATTTCTGGCCAGCAAACGGTGGCGATGAAGATCCTGTTACAGGCTCTATTCATGCGGGCTTGGCGCCTTATTGGGCAGATAAATTAAACAAAACTAACTTGTTGGCATACCAAGCCTCTCGCCGAGGTGGTATTTTAAATTGTCAGGTTTCAAATCAGCATGTCATTGTGTCTGGTCAAGGGGTGCTATACCTGAAAGGTACTATAAACGTTTAA
- a CDS encoding GFA family protein, which yields MYTGSCLCGSIQFELNGAISDPIYCHCSRCRKASGSVYATNGFVNASELHITDIKNALKYYESSEGKRKYFCSTCGSPIYSSNSEKPEKLRIRLGVIDSDIVERPISHNFITSKGNWEELDVKLPMHEKHEPSRK from the coding sequence ATGTATACTGGAAGTTGTTTGTGCGGATCTATTCAGTTTGAATTGAATGGCGCAATTTCAGATCCGATTTATTGCCATTGTTCTCGCTGTCGTAAAGCAAGTGGGAGTGTCTACGCTACAAATGGATTTGTGAATGCGTCTGAACTTCACATTACCGATATTAAGAATGCACTTAAATACTATGAAAGCAGTGAGGGAAAGCGAAAGTATTTCTGCTCTACGTGTGGTTCTCCAATCTATAGCTCAAACTCGGAGAAGCCTGAAAAATTGAGAATACGTTTAGGTGTGATCGACAGTGATATCGTTGAGCGACCAATTTCCCATAATTTCATTACCTCGAAGGGAAACTGGGAGGAACTCGATGTTAAATTACCAATGCATGAAAAGCATGAGCCTTCAAGAAAGTAG
- a CDS encoding DUF4823 domain-containing protein → MNRNIVMFGTAIIFLSGCSSSYKHNEYQSPEVKLDQNSGVLISTPENGWYDQTEYRNSGRMTANAIRSAFSKNTNKVAITTDCKDKNCLDSIDSSKYGYYVEPIILHWEDRATEWSGKVDKIEIQIITYDSKTKTEIGNITYSGKSKWLTFGGDHPQDLLEEPTHKYVETLYK, encoded by the coding sequence ATGAACCGTAATATTGTCATGTTTGGTACTGCAATTATTTTTCTTTCGGGGTGCAGTTCTTCATATAAACATAATGAATACCAGTCACCAGAAGTGAAATTAGATCAAAATTCAGGGGTTTTAATTTCAACCCCTGAAAATGGTTGGTATGACCAAACTGAATATAGAAACTCAGGGCGTATGACGGCTAATGCAATACGGAGTGCATTTTCCAAAAATACCAATAAAGTAGCTATTACTACTGACTGCAAAGATAAAAATTGTTTAGATTCTATCGACTCTAGTAAATATGGCTATTATGTAGAACCGATTATTTTACATTGGGAGGATAGGGCAACAGAGTGGTCTGGAAAAGTTGATAAAATAGAAATTCAAATTATTACTTACGACTCTAAAACAAAAACAGAAATTGGTAACATTACATATTCAGGTAAAAGCAAGTGGTTAACATTCGGAGGTGATCATCCTCAAGACCTTCTTGAAGAACCAACTCATAAGTATGTTGAAACCCTGTATAAATAA
- a CDS encoding CPXCG motif-containing cysteine-rich protein produces the protein MNQLTETSIACPYCGETLEVLIDPADLGQQYIEDCQVCCKPINFLVSESADDELAVTVYTDDEAF, from the coding sequence TTGAATCAATTAACCGAGACATCGATAGCATGCCCTTATTGTGGCGAGACACTTGAAGTGCTCATTGATCCTGCCGACTTGGGTCAGCAATATATTGAAGATTGCCAAGTATGTTGTAAACCGATTAACTTTTTAGTTTCTGAAAGTGCAGATGATGAGCTTGCCGTTACTGTTTATACTGACGATGAAGCGTTTTAA
- a CDS encoding VOC family protein codes for MTLRVVPELYCFDINVSKSFFVNVLGFAVKYERPKEEFAYLTLDGVDLMLEGINGNSRKWISDKLEAPLGRGVNFQWDVEDIEALYRNVKSLASDAIYLHLESKSYKCGNHIEVQQQFIVQPPDGYLFRFCQDTL; via the coding sequence ATGACATTACGAGTAGTTCCAGAGCTTTACTGTTTCGATATAAATGTGAGTAAATCGTTCTTCGTTAATGTATTGGGGTTCGCTGTAAAATACGAACGACCGAAAGAAGAGTTCGCATATCTCACGCTTGATGGTGTTGATTTGATGCTTGAAGGAATTAACGGTAATAGCCGAAAGTGGATCTCAGATAAGCTTGAGGCTCCTTTAGGGCGTGGTGTTAATTTCCAGTGGGACGTTGAAGATATCGAAGCTTTATATCGTAATGTTAAATCACTCGCTTCAGATGCGATATATTTACACTTAGAGTCTAAGTCATATAAATGTGGTAATCATATAGAGGTTCAACAGCAATTTATCGTCCAACCCCCCGATGGTTACTTATTTCGATTTTGTCAGGACACACTTTAA